One part of the Truepera radiovictrix DSM 17093 genome encodes these proteins:
- a CDS encoding putative dsRNA-binding protein: MQHPKGTLIERCKQLRLGAPSFNTRNLGPDHEPRFESEVLIQGEVYGRGEAGTKRDAERRASEEALEALEALAARTGAAASHRAQDQGGAGDEPFTGPWPIFPEVLAASLTVAGSRVNPTLMGETAILEVQALALQLYKGTLEALGEVMEIEEEVGR, encoded by the coding sequence ATGCAACACCCCAAAGGCACGCTGATCGAGCGCTGCAAACAGCTGAGACTCGGCGCCCCGAGCTTTAACACCCGCAACCTCGGCCCCGACCACGAACCGCGCTTCGAGAGCGAGGTCCTTATCCAGGGGGAGGTCTACGGTCGCGGCGAAGCGGGGACGAAGCGCGACGCCGAACGCCGCGCGAGCGAGGAGGCGCTCGAGGCGCTCGAGGCGCTCGCCGCGCGTACCGGCGCTGCAGCCTCGCACCGCGCCCAGGACCAGGGCGGCGCCGGCGACGAACCGTTCACCGGTCCCTGGCCGATCTTCCCGGAGGTGCTCGCAGCCAGCCTCACCGTCGCCGGCAGCCGCGTCAACCCGACCCTCATGGGAGAGACCGCCATCCTCGAAGTCCAGGCGCTCGCCCTGCAGCTCTACAAGGGCACGCTCGAGGCGTTGGGCGAGGTGATGGAGATTGAAGAGGAGGTGGGTCGCTAA